The genomic DNA TGGCTAATCAGTGGGTTTATGCAAGCTCATCAGACTTTTTTTTGTGTTCATCAGAGTTATTATTGTGGCTGGTTGTGGCTCTTTGTGTGGTTAATTATCGTGAACTATTCAGGCTTTTCCAGTGTTGATTACCAACAAAAAGTAATGTTTTCAATGTAAATATTCTTGGGAATGTTTTGTATTGTCGAATCTAGGTGTTCGAGTTTGTGAATATCTGGTCGAGATTCTAATGGTTTAAAATAACCTGCATTTTAGGTCTTTGTTTATTTGTGATTCATTGTAATAATTCGCCTGTGCAGATTTATTTATTAGTCATTATTGTTGTGCAACTCAGCGTTTTTCTTTTGGGTATATACTGATGGGATTTTTTTTATTCATCTCCAAAGATTTATTAGTATCTGCATCATACACCTTCTTCTTATAAGGATGTCAAGCCAAATGTGTGCATGCTTAATCCGAACTGTCTTCCATGTGATATCAGAGATCCACCTCGTAAGAGATTTAGAGTATGATTAATCGGGCATTTTATTATGGCATGTTTAGAATCTCAGATGATAACCGATTGACTTCTTTTTGTGTTGATGATGtctgtttaacaatattttcaaaGATGTAAGATTAAATTGTTTGAATTATGATGGAAATGAGAGCTTACAACGCAAGTTAGTCTCAGTGGAATTCAAACGCAGGTAATGTTGGGCCCGTCGAAAGATGGCATTGCTCGTCGTTGGGAATATATCAGATGGTGATTGTAGTTTCTTCTGGAGTAAGTTGAGGCCTGGTTGGACGCTTTGGAAAAACCTCCCAAGACCGATGCGAAGCTGTCGGATTCAGATCGTCCATATAAATATAGGATAATAGAGCCAACACGGTCCCTTTTTGTGTAAGCACGCTCTTGGAATACTTGAGGTAAATGATGTGGAGGTAAGCTACGAGCCAAGCACACTCTAAATTCACAAACCTACGAAGCGGAGGAGACAGTCTCTAGGAATGTATCCTCCGCCGATCGTAAGAGTTAGAATGTGTTGGAGTCGAATATTAAggcgagaaaaaagaaaaataatatgtaaaagaAAAAACTATTTTATTATGCCAGGAGTCCTCTTTCCTAGTATTTAAAGAGCAACGGGTGAATCGTTAGGTTTTTTTTTAGTTCTGACCAAGTCGCACCCACAGTGACATCTATGGTCAGCCATACATCGACATATGGTTCGGAGATAAACCAGGAGAACGGatccttcttccctcctcctcctctctcctgcACGTACATTTGGCCACATCCATCTCCGCACACCTATCCAAGCTCCTCCTATATAAACACTTGCAAATCTATCTCCAACCTCCGCCTCCCTCTTCTCTGCCACTGCTCTTTGGCTCTCCTCAGTTTCCAAACCCTCCAAGAGAGCCACCATGGGTCGACAGCACCAAACCGCCTCTCTCTCACTCATCCTGCCTGCcgccctgctcctcctcctcgggGCCACCATAACAGAAGCTCGCGTCCTCCGCCGCGTCAATGACCGCTCCCTCTTCGACGCCACCTCCGAATGCAAAAAAGCATCGTACCCCGATCTCTGCAATTCCCTCGCTCCCTCAGCGTCGGTCGGGTCCCTGACCGCCGCATCCATCGACGTGGCCACGTCCAAAGCCAAGGAGGCAGCAGCCATTTCCGCCAAGCTTATGAAAGCCCCTGGCACCGAGAAGCTGATGAAGTCCACCCTGTGTGTTTGCCGTGATGCCTTCAGCTCCGTAGCTGACAGTCTCCAGTTGTCAGCCAAGAACCTCAAGGATGCAGCGCACACTGACCTCATGGTGAACCTCTCCGCCGCGATGAGCCTCAAGGCCAACTGCGCTGATGCGTTCCAGGATTGGCCGGGTTTGGTGTCACCTGTTGCCGATATCAACGACCACCTTTCGAAACTGGTTAGTAATAGCCTGGACCTGGCTTCTACTTTGAAGAACTGAGGAGAGACATCCACGTAAAGAGCAACTGGCGAGATAATATATTGATCATAGAAGTGAAGGTGGAGGATGTTTTTATTTGGATTAAATGATTTAAAATGATCTGTGAAGCTGTGAGGTTTAAGATTCATGTCTCGGTTATAGACCACCTTCTCCTCGTCTTTTTATTCATTTGGTTTGCTTACTGCTACTCCGCGTTCGCATGCGCTGCATGCATGTCTTCCACGAAATGACTATAAGTTTTGGCTTTTGAAAACTAATTAATAACCGATGGATCCAAATCAGTGGAAGAGATCACTTCGACCCAATCCATAGTCTCGGAGTCTTCAAGCCAAACCAAAGTAATACAAAATTAGGTTACAGATGGTTCAATTTTGAAGACTATAAAGGGTGTTATAGAAGATGTTGTTGACATTTAAATCAACTCGGCCTGGTTTTAATCGTTTAGAGTTGCCGAAGGTATATTTGAGGTGGGAACATCAAACTATTATATAGATCATTCGAGGACCCACCTACATGAAGATATGAGATAAATGAGTGCAGTCatccatgaaaaaaataaaataaaaagaagcttATTTACAATGTGAAAAAATGAGCTTTGAAAAAATAACATATTTTCTGAAACATTATTCGAGAAGATAATATTTAACTATTTCTAACCTCACTTTAGTCTCTTATTCATGTAGGCGATATGAAGATAACTTATAATCGTCTGTCTTGGATCAATGGTTAGTTTGTCTTCTTTTTTCAACTTGAATATTACATGAAGGACATGCATGAGATGATGATTGGTCGGtggtttttatataaaataatttagtttATAAGTTCTAATTAATCGATTCGAACCAaattgaaatatattttaataaaaaaaagtattatCAATCTTATTAAGCGCATTATCTTGTGCGCTCAAACATGTTATTCAAATTGGTTTAAACGTCTAATTTGATcctattttcattaaaaaaattataaatgacatagatctaatttgataaatattatatttttgatcCACTTAAATCAAGATTCTAActtgatttaattttgattatttaacgtatatattaaattatttaaaattataagtcGATTAATTGATTAATCAAATCAGATTAATCAATTTTGAATTAATTCAAAAAGTCTAAATTGATCCTAAGACCTATCTATTTTAACCGAATCAAATAGAAAATTGATCCGGTTCGCTTTTTCGAATATCCTACGGTAGCCGTGTGCGGCAAGCGGAGCATCGACTCGATCCTTGCCGTCCGAAACACGAAACCCGGTCCGCTTGACCAATTAATTACGTCCTTGCCTGACTCCCGCTCACAATCGCTTCCACCTTCGTTTTTACTTTTCTCTCCGTCTCTTCCTTTCCTGTACCACATTCCTTCCTTCGATCCCCCCATCGCCAAATCGAAACCCGGAAAAGAACAGTACAGCTGGTGGAGCGCGGAAAGGAAAAGCTAAAGACACTATTCTGCCacaaaaaaaaaccctaaaaGATTTGCTTGGGACGAGAAGAAGAGAAGCGAGGAAGGAAAAGAAGGGAGGCAGGGCTTGATGGCGAGCGGCAGCAACCACGGAGGAGGGGAGGGCGCCGGTGGGCCGAAGGTCCGGAAAGCACCCTCTAGGAAGATGACGCGGATGCCGACGATGCCGGACGTGCAGCAGGAGGAGGATGCGCCTGCCCCGCCCGACTGCGAGCTCGTCCCCTCCTCCGTCAAATCCATCGTACCCATCCTCGGCGTCGCCTACGAGATCGAGAGACTCAGTCGCCTATCTATAAGACCTAACCCTAGGCCACCGACCAATAC from Musa acuminata AAA Group cultivar baxijiao unplaced genomic scaffold, Cavendish_Baxijiao_AAA HiC_scaffold_1155, whole genome shotgun sequence includes the following:
- the LOC135671750 gene encoding pectinesterase inhibitor 12-like; protein product: MGRQHQTASLSLILPAALLLLLGATITEARVLRRVNDRSLFDATSECKKASYPDLCNSLAPSASVGSLTAASIDVATSKAKEAAAISAKLMKAPGTEKLMKSTLCVCRDAFSSVADSLQLSAKNLKDAAHTDLMVNLSAAMSLKANCADAFQDWPGLVSPVADINDHLSKLVSNSLDLASTLKN